Below is a window of Candidatus Blochmanniella vafra str. BVAF DNA.
ATTCCGAGTTTTCCGGTTCATAATGTAAAGATGCATCATTTAAACTTAATTTATACAAAGCATCAGAAAAAAATTTATGTGTTGTAGATCCAACAGGGAACAACCCTGAGTATACACAATGTTGAACTTTTTTAAACTTAGGTAACGCCACTTTTGCTGGATCTGCCACTGCAGTTAAAGTATCTCCTACTTCAGCGCTTGCAATATGCTTAGAAGCATACACTAACCATCCTACTTCTCCACAATGCAATAAGGCACATTCTATTTGTTTTGGAGTAAATATACCTATTTGCTCTACAACAAAAATTTTTTCTGTGCTCATAGATTTTAGCATATCACCTTTATGTATAACTCCATTTTTAACACATATTAATGACACCACCCCTAAATACTTGTTAAACCATGAATCAATGATTAATACTTGCAAAGGAGCATTAGGATCACCTTGAGGAGGAGGAACATTATCAATTAAACATTCTAATATTTTAGATACTCCAAAACCAGTTTTTGAAGAACATAAAATTATATCTTTTATATTAGTCCCAATAACATTATGTATTGTCCTAGACATTTGCTCAATATTTGCCGTTAATAAATCTACTTTATTTAAAATCACAAGAACTTTTAAATTCATTTCCATAGCAATTTGATAATTAGCTACAGTTTGAGCCTCAATACCTTGAGATGCATCAATTACTAATAAAGCACCTTCACATGCTGATAAGGAACGAAATACTTCATGAGTAAAATCAACATGCCCAGGAGTATCTATTAAATTTAACTTATACCTTTCTCCATTTTTAGAAACATAATTTAAAGTTACACTTTGAGATTTAATAGTAATACCACGCTCGCGTTCTAAATCCATAGAATCTAAAACTTGTGATTTCATTTCACGTTCATTCAGCCCCCCACACATTTGAATAAATCGATCAGATAATGTTGATTTACCATGATTAACATGAGCAATAATAGAAAAATTACGTATATATTTCATTTTATATATTTGACTTTCTCCATATTGACTAAAACTACATATATTATAAATGTAAATATTTATAATATCGATATAAATAACAATATTTACATTATTAATATAAACATCAATGCTATACTTAACAAATTTATTATATAAAAATTATTTTTATGAATCAAAGATTAACCTGGAAACTTTTGCTATCAAAAGAAACAAAACTTCCTTATTTTAAAAAAATATTTAATATTTTAAACCAAAAAAATAAATTAGGGATCACTATTTATCCTAAATCCACTGATATCTTTAATGCGTTTCGTTTTA
It encodes the following:
- the lepA gene encoding translation elongation factor 4; the encoded protein is MKYIRNFSIIAHVNHGKSTLSDRFIQMCGGLNEREMKSQVLDSMDLERERGITIKSQSVTLNYVSKNGERYKLNLIDTPGHVDFTHEVFRSLSACEGALLVIDASQGIEAQTVANYQIAMEMNLKVLVILNKVDLLTANIEQMSRTIHNVIGTNIKDIILCSSKTGFGVSKILECLIDNVPPPQGDPNAPLQVLIIDSWFNKYLGVVSLICVKNGVIHKGDMLKSMSTEKIFVVEQIGIFTPKQIECALLHCGEVGWLVYASKHIASAEVGDTLTAVADPAKVALPKFKKVQHCVYSGLFPVGSTTHKFFSDALYKLSLNDASLHYEPENSEYLGLGFRCGFLGLLHMDIIQERLKREYSVDLVATAPEVAYEILTIGNKILSVDNAAKFLSIPNIKEIREPIALCSFVFPKIYLGRIIELCTKKRGVQISLNYKKDQVSLIYELPMSEIILDFFDNIKSISRGYASFEYEFKRFQVSDVVCLEILINGKRINELAMITHRTLVRRKGYALINRLQLLIPRQQFDISIQAAIGNRIICRNTVKQLRKNVTHKCYGGDITRKNKLLYNQKMGKKRMKQLGNVSLTRGAFLSLLSRND